The Acholeplasma laidlawii PG-8A DNA window CATGGTTTCCACTTTCTACAATGTCGCCATCTTTCATCACTAAGATTAAATCAGCATTTCTAATGGTAGATAGACGGTGTGCAATCACAAATGATGTACGACCAGTCATTAATTCATCCATTGCTTTTTGAATTAATACTTCTGTTCTTGTATCAATGGATGAAGTTGCTTCATCAAAGATTAATAGCGGTGCATTTAAAATCATTGCACGAGCAATTGTTAATAATTGTTTTTGTCCTGCAGATAGGTTGACCTTATCTGTTAAGATCGTATCATATTTTTCTGGAAGGGTATTAATGAAGAAATGAATACCAACAGTTTTACAAATAGATTCTACTTGTTCTCTAGTTACATCTTTATTAGTAAATACTAAGTTATCATATACGCTACCTTCAAATAACCAAGTATCTTGTAAGACCATACCAAATAGATTATGTACATTTTCACGTGTGATATCTTGAATATCTACACCATCAATTAAGATGCGTCCTTCGTTTAATTCATAAAAGCGCATGAGTAGATTGACAAGGGTTGTTTTACCAGCACCAGTAGGACCAACAATTGCAACCTTTTGACCAGGTTTAATCTTAGCAGAGAAATCATTAATGACTAATTTTTCTTCATCATAACCAAACTTAACATGGTCAAAGGTAACTTCACCTTTGACATTGGTAAGTTTGGTTTCTTTATGAGATTCATCTTCTAACTCTTTTTCTTCTAAGAATTCAAATACACGTTCAGCAGCAGCTGTACCTGATTGTAGAGAAGTCATTGCTTGAGCCATAGTTGATAGTGGTTGAGTAAATAATCTAACATAAATTAAAAATGCTAAGATGACACCAAACTCTGTTTTACCACTTGATACTAAGATAGCACCAACAATAATCACTGCTACATAACCAAGGTTACCTACAAAACCCATTAAAGGCATCATGATACCTGATAAGAATTGGGACTTCCATCCACTTTGATATAAGTCCTCATTCATTTGATTAAATGTTTCTACTTCTTTAGGTTCTGCAACATATGCTTTCACATTGGTATGTCCTGTATAGATTTCTTCAATGTGACCATTTAATGCACCTAATTTTGAT harbors:
- a CDS encoding ABC transporter ATP-binding protein, which produces MAKEKNHDNNPAPKNPGFGHGKMGGGQKAKNFKKSFKQMLSYAKEYHVLIGIAFVLAFIGTVLNIIGPDLIKQMTNEITKAVDFRPDQGIFPSETINMELIGRIGLTLVIFYSLGFIFNYIQGFMLTTVSQRISNRFRRDIATKMNKIPFKYYDTTNIGDILSRMTNDVDMVGQTYQQSFGSLVTAVTMFIGSIVMMFITNWILALTAIGASLIGFVFMMLIVTRSQKYFKTFQSKLGALNGHIEEIYTGHTNVKAYVAEPKEVETFNQMNEDLYQSGWKSQFLSGIMMPLMGFVGNLGYVAVIIVGAILVSSGKTEFGVILAFLIYVRLFTQPLSTMAQAMTSLQSGTAAAERVFEFLEEKELEDESHKETKLTNVKGEVTFDHVKFGYDEEKLVINDFSAKIKPGQKVAIVGPTGAGKTTLVNLLMRFYELNEGRILIDGVDIQDITRENVHNLFGMVLQDTWLFEGSVYDNLVFTNKDVTREQVESICKTVGIHFFINTLPEKYDTILTDKVNLSAGQKQLLTIARAMILNAPLLIFDEATSSIDTRTEVLIQKAMDELMTGRTSFVIAHRLSTIRNADLILVMKDGDIVESGNHETLLGQDGFYAELYNSQFDPK